The Clostridium septicum genome contains a region encoding:
- the lysS gene encoding lysine--tRNA ligase, whose protein sequence is MSTEEMNIQELESQFSEQEALRREKLVELQNQDKDPFDVYKVERTHSSEGVKGDFENLEGSIVTVAGRIMSKRGQGKVVFSDIHDRDGRIQLFIKIDEVGEEALKSYKSYDLGDWVAATGEVFKTRTGEVSVKVKEFELICKSLKPLPEKWHGLKDPDLRYRQREVDIITNPEVKDTFIKRAKIIKGIREFLDNKGFIEVETPMLSTIAGGASARPFITHHNTLDIDMYLRIAPELYLKRCIVAGLEKVYDLGRTFRNEGMSVRHNPEFTMIELYQAFADYNDMMEITENMVASVCEKVNGTTKVTYQGTEIDFTPPWRRITMIDAVKEHAGVDFNAIKSNEEAQAIAKEKNLEFKKDLKYVTKGEVLNMLFEEYAEEHMIQPTFICDYPVEISPLTKKKRGNSEFTERFEGFIFGREICNAYSELNDPIVQRDRFNQQEKERELGDDEAYMIDEEFMSALETGMPPTGGLGIGIDRLIMFLTDSASIRDVIMFPTMKPQLNK, encoded by the coding sequence CGTTTGACGTTTATAAAGTAGAAAGAACTCATTCTTCAGAAGGAGTAAAGGGAGATTTTGAAAATTTAGAAGGATCAATAGTAACTGTAGCTGGAAGAATAATGTCTAAAAGAGGTCAAGGTAAAGTTGTATTTTCAGACATTCATGATAGAGATGGAAGAATACAGTTATTTATAAAGATAGATGAAGTTGGAGAAGAAGCTTTAAAATCATACAAGTCATATGACTTAGGTGATTGGGTTGCTGCGACAGGAGAAGTTTTCAAAACTAGAACAGGTGAAGTATCTGTTAAAGTTAAAGAGTTTGAATTAATATGTAAGTCATTGAAACCATTACCAGAAAAGTGGCATGGTTTAAAAGACCCAGATTTAAGATATAGACAAAGAGAAGTAGATATAATTACAAATCCAGAAGTTAAGGATACTTTTATAAAGAGAGCTAAAATTATAAAGGGAATAAGAGAATTCTTAGATAATAAAGGCTTTATAGAAGTAGAGACACCAATGTTATCAACAATAGCCGGTGGAGCTTCTGCTAGGCCATTTATAACTCATCATAATACATTAGATATAGATATGTATTTAAGAATTGCTCCAGAGTTATATTTAAAAAGATGTATAGTAGCAGGATTAGAGAAAGTTTATGATCTTGGAAGAACATTTAGAAATGAAGGAATGTCAGTAAGACATAATCCAGAGTTTACTATGATAGAGTTATATCAAGCTTTTGCTGATTATAATGATATGATGGAAATAACTGAAAATATGGTTGCTTCTGTTTGTGAAAAGGTAAATGGTACAACTAAGGTTACTTACCAAGGAACAGAGATAGACTTTACACCTCCTTGGAGAAGAATAACTATGATTGATGCAGTAAAGGAACATGCAGGTGTAGACTTTAATGCAATTAAATCAAATGAAGAAGCTCAAGCTATAGCTAAAGAGAAGAACTTAGAATTCAAAAAGGATCTTAAGTATGTAACTAAGGGTGAAGTATTAAATATGTTATTTGAAGAATATGCAGAAGAGCATATGATTCAACCAACATTTATATGTGATTACCCAGTAGAAATCTCACCTTTAACTAAAAAGAAGAGAGGTAATTCAGAGTTTACAGAAAGATTTGAAGGGTTCATATTTGGTAGAGAAATATGCAATGCTTACTCAGAATTAAATGATCCAATAGTTCAAAGAGATAGATTTAATCAACAAGAAAAGGAAAGAGAACTTGGAGATGATGAAGCATACATGATAGATGAAGAATTCATGAGTGCTTTAGAAACAGGTATGCCACCAACAGGAGGATTAGGAATAGGTATAGATAGACTTATAATGTTCTTAACTGATTCAGCGTCAATAAGAGATGTTATAATGTTCCCTACGATGAAACCTCAACTAAATAAATAG